One Dysidea avara chromosome 7, odDysAvar1.4, whole genome shotgun sequence genomic region harbors:
- the LOC136261893 gene encoding phosphomevalonate kinase-like: MVTVQPQIVLVFCGKRKSGKDFVVSMVQEALGALCDVLRVSAPLKEQYAKEHGLDYEKLLDSSSYKEQYRVEMMKWGEEVRARDPGYFCRLATQTAIKPVWIICDARRPSDMKHFSTYNMVTIRVCASDEVRRSRGWKFVHSVDDGESECGLDDYKCDISIINDGDDQMLSNDIKKLKEIVISHCH; the protein is encoded by the exons atggtgactgttcaGCCACAGATCGTGCTCGTGTTCTGTGGCAAACGAAAATCAGGAAAAGACTTTGTCGTGTCCATGGTGCAAGAAGC TCTAGGAGCTTTGTGTGATGTTTTACGTGTATCTGCACCATTGAAAGAACAATATGCTAAG GAACATGGGCTGGATTATGAGAAATTGCTTGACTCCTCATCATACAAGGAGCAGTATCGTGTGGAGATGATGAAGTGGGGTGAGGAGGTGCGTGCAAGGGATCCAGGATATTTCTGTCGGCTGGCAACACAGACAGCTATTAAGCCAGTATGGATCATTTGTGATGCAAGAAGACCTTCTGACATGAAGCATTTCTCCACCTACAACATGGTTACTATTAGAGTGTGTGCTAGTGATGAGGTGAGAAGGTCTCGTGGTTGGAAGTTTGTGCATAGTGTGGATGATGGGGAGTCTGAGTGTGGACTAGATGACTACAAGTGTGACATCTCAATCATTAATGACGGTGATGATCAAATGTTATCAAATGATATTAAGAAATTGAAGGAAATTGTGATTAGTCACTGTCACTAG